A window of Campylobacter cuniculorum DSM 23162 = LMG 24588 contains these coding sequences:
- the argB gene encoding acetylglutamate kinase — MKQYLEKAHVLIEALPYIRKFSSKIILIKYGGSAMENEELKHCVMQDIALLKLVGLKPIIVHGGGKDISKLCEKLSLKSEFKNGLRVSDKATTEVAEMVLNRINKTLVQNLQSLGVKAIGICGKDGLLLKCSQRDANLGFVGKIEQVNVEILEELLEKDFLPIIAPIGMDESLNTYNINADDVACELAKALKTEKLVFLSDIEGLYEDYKDKNTLISKLSIKRAKMLLDNIEGGMLVKLKSCIDACEHGVKKVHILDGRVKHSLLLEFFTDEGIGTLITKEEYQ; from the coding sequence ATGAAACAATACCTAGAAAAAGCTCATGTTCTTATAGAAGCTTTGCCCTATATACGCAAATTCAGCTCTAAAATCATACTCATTAAATATGGCGGTTCAGCTATGGAAAACGAGGAGTTAAAGCATTGCGTGATGCAAGACATTGCCCTTTTGAAACTCGTGGGTTTAAAGCCTATTATCGTTCATGGTGGTGGCAAGGATATTTCAAAGCTTTGTGAAAAACTTTCTTTAAAGAGCGAATTTAAAAACGGCTTAAGAGTGAGCGATAAAGCGACGACAGAGGTCGCTGAAATGGTGTTAAATCGTATCAATAAAACTCTGGTGCAGAATTTACAAAGTTTAGGTGTTAAAGCCATAGGAATTTGCGGTAAGGATGGTTTGCTTTTAAAATGTTCTCAAAGGGACGCAAATTTGGGCTTTGTGGGTAAGATTGAACAGGTCAATGTGGAGATTTTAGAAGAGCTTTTGGAAAAGGATTTTTTGCCTATTATTGCACCGATTGGAATGGATGAGAGCCTCAATACTTATAATATCAATGCTGATGATGTTGCTTGTGAGCTTGCTAAGGCTTTAAAGACGGAAAAACTTGTTTTTTTAAGCGATATTGAGGGTTTGTATGAGGATTATAAGGATAAAAATACCTTGATTTCAAAGCTTTCTATAAAAAGGGCTAAAATGTTGCTTGATAATATAGAAGGCGGAATGCTTGTCAAGCTTAAATCCTGCATCGATGCTTGTGAACATGGAGTTAAAAAAGTGCATATCTTAGACGGACGCGTTAAGCACTCGCTTTTGCTTGAATTTTTTACTGACGAGGGCATAGGAACCCTTATCACAAAAGAGGAGTATCAATGA
- a CDS encoding alpha-2-macroglobulin family protein, with amino-acid sequence MRWILGFIIALLLTACSDSQSENTSLIRAKSSGMIKDSTLFVEFMPNSLSDEDKNLKQINAVLNDEKVNIDIKIKDNIVHLYPKLRANTAYTLSFVLAQIPIDLEFNTPFVNFEFFNSHFENLDKQKSRLILDLPKNAFYDLNLLKESLNLSIEGENLAFTLKDLKDFYRLESENFNLKTKSQELILELDDKKLGLKEPFKTQFQSPTQDTNEDFRVISNSFDENIITLKFSQNLDEKQNFKDFISLKPELPFKAWSVGKELKISANFILNSNYKIHLMKGLKSSQGLIHQGEEVEVRLKNLPPALSFAQDGIFLATDAKGEVGIKTLNINEISFSLWQIFPQNISEYLRYKNLEGDKKAAIDDYDFTNDMRYMGKKVLQKELKIKNVQNQWVNTILDLNEFKNLGGVFVIRVDFKKDAVSYDFENEEEEYKILNNAHITKNLIFSNIAVIAQKINDKLYIHTRDFVQNSALSNVKIELISPANELVKTQLTDKEGNAFFDYEGNILYILASKDSQASVLKLTSPLSTEGYEVDGLQVQGQIKAFIYTDKDVYRPGESVHLNVVARNDKTSLSHPITFTLFNPQGQKIIDEKVLKPQSDGFFYEKIDTDKNDLNGIYKIKIEAAKQSFYKDILMQSIVPNRIKVKLNTEENLTLKQDEKLFYTIDAQYLFGAKAGNLKYETKIDFWPKIYSNSKYPNYIFENPTLLNLSSTQSHQGVLDADGKAEVSAEFPSKILNAQGYNFNARIVSDVFESGGRSVKALKDVQLYKYDYFIGIKALENRYVKQGSKIDFSVLVSDLNENLLAGKKLVYRIYENRYSWWWDYDSYNDFLRSIKRDKNSNLIATGELISSNSPLNFEFDTKGYYGEMFIELSDEQTGVSAGESFYVSSWGEPSRANVLSSLRIKSDKTIYHINDIAKLEFESIKGAKALVSLSDDTKIIDSFVIDTEQTSTTLDIPIKKEYLPNIYVSVSLFQDYQKLENDRALRLFGVVPLRVEDPSNKLELELKTPEKILPGDDFEIEIQSKDNKPFTYTLAVVDEGVLDLTNFKTPDIWGYFYAKRGLALLTYDNYSQIIPKATGGDGFNVNAMNKVLSKNLDDTAQRFKNIALYQAPMQSDARGYAKVKFNMPNYVGSVRAMLIAGRDNAFASKEKNIQVSSPVLMQETLPRVLRNGDEFEFLARIFKTEDAVKEAILTLKSQQDLIHFDKNEVKIEFGQEKSKDVFINAKLSQEAVGMDTIEFELKTKDYVYKDEIPIDIKAINPYTYESQTQWIKAGESKEFALSDDFIKTTRSAVLELSPTPIVNLDKRLKYLIRYPYGCIEQITSAALPQIFIDKLSTHFDKQEAINHINTTIEEYSKFQTSNGGFAYWRGGEDSSLWGSNYAGMFLLLAKENGYFVPDGMLQRWIKYEKNFIRSNDDNEDYILDLKANSLYLLALAKEPNIGAMNLLYEDLNRLNNTSKWQLGAAYKLSGMEETAKKIASLASTEPDSSYNFYANTYGTALRDKAIIFNAYKEIYGENNEVLLKELSEALLSNDYLSTQSSAYLLYALAQSVNLQKAQDNFMDASLNLNGEEIALTQNQAQNFKLTQEKAIIKTKKDIFVSFEQEGIKLKNSKAFSNRLSIVREFYNEKGEKIDEKRLKSSQSFYMKLKISLDSTSSGVQNIALTQILPSGWEPANTLLDDKMPEFAKNSHYDFIDIRDDKIMWFFDLYDSKSFFIKLNAITPGTYTLSGAFAEAMYDGTYQALSESEKVSVER; translated from the coding sequence ATGAGGTGGATTTTAGGATTTATTATAGCTTTGCTTTTGACAGCTTGTAGCGATTCACAGAGTGAAAACACATCTTTGATTAGGGCAAAAAGTAGCGGTATGATAAAAGATTCCACTCTTTTTGTAGAATTTATGCCAAATTCTTTAAGCGATGAGGATAAAAATTTAAAGCAAATCAATGCTGTGCTCAATGATGAAAAAGTCAATATTGACATAAAAATCAAAGACAATATTGTGCATTTGTATCCAAAATTAAGAGCAAATACAGCTTATACCTTGAGTTTTGTTTTAGCTCAAATTCCTATTGATTTAGAATTTAACACCCCTTTTGTGAATTTTGAATTTTTTAATTCTCATTTTGAAAACTTAGACAAGCAAAAATCAAGACTGATTTTAGACCTTCCTAAGAATGCTTTTTATGATTTAAATCTTTTAAAAGAATCCTTAAATTTAAGCATAGAGGGTGAAAATCTTGCTTTCACACTCAAAGATTTAAAGGATTTTTATCGTTTAGAAAGCGAAAATTTTAATCTTAAAACAAAGAGTCAAGAACTCATCTTAGAGCTTGATGATAAAAAATTAGGTTTAAAAGAACCTTTTAAAACTCAATTTCAAAGCCCAACTCAAGATACAAATGAGGATTTTAGGGTCATAAGCAATTCTTTTGATGAAAATATTATCACATTAAAATTTTCACAAAATTTAGATGAAAAACAAAATTTTAAAGATTTTATAAGTTTAAAACCTGAACTTCCTTTTAAGGCTTGGAGCGTGGGAAAAGAGCTCAAAATTTCTGCAAATTTTATTCTCAATTCAAACTACAAAATACACTTAATGAAAGGGCTTAAATCCTCTCAAGGTTTAATCCATCAAGGTGAAGAGGTGGAAGTGAGATTAAAAAATTTACCGCCTGCTTTGTCTTTTGCACAAGATGGGATATTTTTAGCCACTGATGCCAAAGGAGAAGTCGGTATAAAAACGCTCAATATCAATGAAATTTCTTTCAGCCTTTGGCAGATTTTTCCTCAAAATATCAGCGAATATTTAAGATATAAAAATTTAGAAGGAGATAAAAAGGCTGCTATAGATGATTATGATTTTACAAATGATATGAGATATATGGGTAAAAAGGTGCTTCAAAAAGAACTTAAGATTAAAAATGTGCAAAATCAATGGGTCAATACAATTTTGGATTTAAATGAGTTTAAAAATCTTGGAGGAGTCTTTGTTATAAGGGTGGATTTTAAAAAAGACGCAGTGAGTTATGATTTTGAAAATGAAGAGGAGGAGTATAAAATTCTTAACAATGCCCATATCACTAAAAATCTTATCTTTTCAAATATCGCAGTCATTGCTCAAAAAATCAATGATAAACTTTATATCCATACAAGAGATTTTGTTCAAAATTCTGCTTTAAGCAATGTCAAAATAGAGCTTATAAGCCCTGCAAATGAGCTTGTAAAAACTCAATTGACTGATAAAGAGGGCAATGCGTTTTTTGATTATGAGGGCAATATTTTGTATATTTTAGCAAGTAAAGATTCTCAAGCAAGTGTGCTAAAGCTTACAAGTCCTTTATCTACAGAGGGTTATGAGGTCGATGGTTTGCAAGTTCAAGGTCAAATCAAAGCTTTTATCTATACCGATAAAGATGTCTATCGTCCGGGCGAGAGTGTGCATTTAAATGTTGTTGCAAGAAATGATAAAACATCCCTTTCTCACCCCATCACTTTTACACTTTTTAATCCTCAAGGACAAAAGATTATCGATGAAAAGGTATTAAAACCACAAAGCGATGGATTTTTTTATGAAAAAATTGATACAGATAAAAATGATTTAAATGGAATTTATAAAATAAAAATTGAAGCGGCTAAACAGAGTTTTTACAAAGATATTTTGATGCAAAGTATCGTGCCAAATCGCATTAAAGTCAAGCTTAATACAGAGGAGAATTTGACGCTTAAGCAAGATGAAAAATTATTCTATACTATTGATGCTCAATATCTTTTTGGTGCAAAGGCAGGGAATTTAAAATATGAAACCAAGATTGATTTTTGGCCAAAAATTTATAGCAATTCTAAATATCCAAATTATATCTTTGAAAATCCAACCTTACTCAATCTTAGCAGTACTCAAAGCCATCAAGGCGTTTTAGATGCGGATGGCAAGGCTGAAGTGTCTGCAGAATTTCCAAGCAAAATTCTTAACGCACAAGGCTATAATTTTAATGCAAGAATAGTCAGTGATGTTTTTGAAAGTGGCGGTCGTTCCGTTAAGGCTCTTAAGGATGTGCAGCTTTATAAATATGATTATTTTATAGGGATTAAAGCTCTTGAAAATCGTTATGTTAAACAAGGCTCTAAGATTGATTTTAGTGTGTTGGTGAGTGATTTGAATGAAAATTTACTTGCAGGTAAAAAGCTTGTTTATCGCATTTATGAAAATCGCTATTCTTGGTGGTGGGATTATGATTCTTATAATGATTTTTTACGTTCGATTAAAAGGGATAAAAACTCAAATTTAATCGCCACAGGAGAGCTTATAAGTTCAAATTCTCCTTTAAATTTTGAATTTGATACAAAGGGATATTATGGAGAAATGTTTATAGAATTAAGCGATGAGCAAACGGGTGTTAGTGCGGGAGAGAGCTTTTATGTGAGTTCTTGGGGTGAGCCAAGCCGGGCTAATGTGTTGAGTTCTTTAAGGATTAAAAGCGATAAAACAATTTATCATATTAATGATATTGCAAAGCTTGAATTTGAAAGCATTAAGGGAGCAAAAGCCTTAGTGAGCTTGAGTGATGATACAAAAATCATTGACAGCTTTGTCATCGATACAGAGCAAACAAGCACGACGCTTGATATTCCTATTAAAAAAGAATACCTGCCAAATATTTATGTGAGTGTGAGTCTCTTTCAAGATTATCAAAAGCTTGAAAATGACAGAGCTTTGCGACTCTTTGGTGTTGTGCCTTTAAGGGTTGAGGATCCTTCTAACAAACTTGAACTCGAGCTTAAAACGCCTGAAAAAATTCTGCCCGGAGATGATTTTGAGATAGAAATACAGAGTAAGGATAACAAGCCCTTCACTTATACTTTAGCGGTGGTTGATGAGGGTGTGTTGGATTTAACAAATTTTAAAACTCCTGATATTTGGGGGTATTTTTATGCTAAAAGGGGATTAGCCCTTCTCACTTATGATAATTATAGTCAAATCATTCCTAAAGCAACGGGTGGAGATGGTTTTAATGTGAATGCAATGAATAAAGTTTTAAGTAAAAATCTTGATGATACAGCACAAAGATTTAAAAATATTGCCCTTTATCAAGCCCCTATGCAAAGTGATGCTCGAGGTTATGCTAAGGTTAAATTTAATATGCCAAATTATGTTGGTTCTGTGCGTGCTATGCTCATAGCCGGTCGCGACAATGCCTTTGCCAGCAAAGAAAAAAATATACAAGTAAGCTCTCCTGTGCTTATGCAAGAAACACTTCCAAGAGTCTTAAGAAATGGAGATGAATTTGAGTTTTTAGCACGAATTTTTAAGACAGAAGATGCTGTTAAAGAAGCGATTTTAACCCTTAAAAGCCAACAAGATTTAATCCATTTTGATAAAAATGAGGTGAAAATAGAATTTGGTCAAGAAAAAAGCAAAGATGTTTTTATCAACGCAAAATTGAGCCAAGAAGCTGTGGGAATGGATACGATAGAGTTTGAGTTAAAAACTAAGGATTATGTTTATAAGGATGAGATACCTATTGATATAAAGGCGATTAATCCTTATACTTACGAGAGCCAAACGCAATGGATTAAGGCTGGAGAGAGCAAAGAATTTGCTTTAAGCGATGATTTTATAAAAACAACGCGCAGTGCTGTGCTAGAGCTTTCACCGACTCCTATTGTTAATTTAGACAAACGTTTAAAATATCTTATACGTTATCCCTATGGTTGTATAGAACAAATCACTTCTGCAGCCTTGCCACAAATTTTTATTGATAAATTAAGCACTCATTTTGATAAACAAGAAGCAATCAACCATATCAACACCACCATAGAAGAATACTCTAAATTTCAAACAAGCAATGGAGGTTTTGCGTATTGGAGAGGAGGAGAGGATTCGAGTTTATGGGGAAGTAATTATGCCGGAATGTTTTTGCTTTTAGCCAAAGAAAATGGATATTTTGTCCCCGATGGAATGCTTCAAAGATGGATAAAATATGAAAAGAATTTCATCCGTTCAAATGACGATAATGAGGATTATATTTTGGATTTAAAGGCTAATTCTTTGTATTTACTTGCCCTTGCAAAAGAACCTAATATCGGTGCGATGAATCTACTTTATGAGGATTTAAATCGTCTTAATAATACTTCAAAATGGCAACTTGGAGCGGCTTATAAACTAAGCGGTATGGAAGAAACAGCAAAAAAAATTGCCAGCCTTGCTTCTACAGAGCCTGATTCATCTTATAATTTTTATGCAAACACTTACGGCACGGCTCTTCGCGATAAGGCTATAATCTTCAATGCCTATAAAGAAATTTATGGAGAAAATAATGAAGTTTTATTAAAAGAACTTAGCGAGGCTTTGCTTTCAAATGATTATTTATCGACACAAAGCTCGGCTTATTTGCTTTATGCTTTAGCTCAAAGTGTGAATTTGCAAAAAGCACAAGATAATTTTATGGATGCAAGTTTGAATTTAAATGGAGAGGAGATTGCACTCACACAAAATCAAGCTCAAAATTTTAAGCTCACACAAGAAAAAGCTATCATCAAAACAAAAAAAGATATTTTTGTGAGTTTTGAGCAAGAGGGAATCAAGCTTAAAAATTCCAAAGCTTTTAGCAATCGTTTGAGTATTGTGAGAGAATTTTACAATGAAAAGGGTGAAAAAATTGATGAAAAAAGACTCAAATCTTCTCAAAGTTTTTATATGAAATTAAAAATAAGTCTTGATTCAACAAGCTCTGGAGTCCAAAATATAGCCTTAACTCAAATTTTACCAAGTGGTTGGGAGCCAGCAAATACACTTTTAGACGATAAAATGCCGGAATTTGCCAAAAATTCGCATTATGATTTCATAGATATAAGAGATGATAAAATTATGTGGTTTTTTGATTTGTATGATTCTAAGAGCTTTTTTATAAAACTCAATGCAATCACTCCGGGAACTTATACCTTAAGTGGAGCCTTTGCGGAGGCTATGTATGATGGAACTTATCAAGCTTTGAGTGAGAGTGAAAAAGTCAGTGTAGAGAGATGA
- a CDS encoding aspartate aminotransferase family protein — MNFKEQSHILKTYKKFDIVLKRGEGVYLFDESDKKYLDFSSGIGVCALGYNHSQFNNAIKAQMDKLIHTSNLYFNETIARAAQNLAKASGLEAVFFSNSGTEAIEGAMKVARKYAFLKGKKGGTFIAFKHSFHGRTLGALSLTANENYQKPFKPLIKGVQFARLNDIKSVEKLIDKKTCAIVLESVQGEGGIKVADKKFYQDLRKLCDEKDLLLIADEIQCGMGRSGKFFAYECSEILPDIVVCAKALGCGLSVGAFVVNEKLANSSLEPGDHGSTYGGNPLVCAGVNAVFEIYENEKILERVSKLTPYLEKTLENMVKDFSFIKKRKGLGFMQGLSMKKSVKVAEFLKKCQENALLLLSCGKNDLRFLPPLIIEKEHIDEMNEKLRKSLKEF; from the coding sequence ATGAATTTCAAAGAGCAAAGTCATATTCTTAAAACTTATAAAAAATTTGATATTGTTTTAAAACGGGGCGAAGGTGTTTATCTTTTTGATGAATCGGATAAAAAATATTTGGATTTTTCAAGTGGTATCGGTGTTTGTGCTTTGGGTTATAATCATTCTCAATTTAACAACGCAATCAAAGCACAAATGGACAAGCTCATCCATACAAGCAATCTTTATTTTAACGAAACCATTGCAAGAGCAGCACAGAATTTAGCCAAAGCAAGTGGTTTAGAAGCGGTGTTTTTTTCAAATTCTGGCACAGAAGCCATTGAAGGAGCCATGAAAGTGGCTAGAAAATATGCTTTTTTAAAAGGCAAAAAAGGCGGGACTTTCATCGCTTTTAAACATTCTTTTCACGGACGCACTTTAGGAGCATTGTCTCTTACTGCTAATGAAAACTATCAAAAACCTTTTAAACCCTTAATCAAAGGGGTGCAATTTGCCCGATTAAATGATATAAAAAGCGTTGAGAAACTCATCGATAAAAAAACCTGTGCCATTGTCTTAGAAAGCGTGCAAGGTGAGGGCGGAATAAAGGTCGCGGATAAAAAATTTTACCAAGATTTAAGAAAACTTTGTGATGAAAAAGATTTGCTTTTAATTGCTGATGAAATTCAATGCGGAATGGGAAGAAGCGGAAAATTTTTTGCTTATGAATGCAGTGAAATCTTGCCCGATATTGTCGTTTGTGCGAAGGCTTTGGGCTGTGGATTAAGCGTTGGAGCCTTTGTGGTGAATGAAAAACTTGCAAATTCTTCTTTAGAACCCGGAGACCACGGCAGCACTTATGGGGGTAATCCTTTGGTTTGTGCGGGAGTGAATGCGGTTTTTGAAATTTATGAAAATGAAAAAATCCTAGAAAGGGTTAGCAAACTCACGCCTTATTTGGAAAAAACTCTTGAAAATATGGTTAAAGATTTTTCTTTTATTAAAAAAAGAAAGGGTTTGGGTTTTATGCAAGGACTTAGTATGAAAAAAAGCGTTAAGGTTGCAGAATTCTTAAAAAAATGCCAAGAAAATGCCCTTTTGCTCTTAAGTTGCGGAAAAAATGATTTACGTTTTTTACCCCCTTTAATCATAGAAAAAGAACACATCGATGAAATGAATGAAAAATTAAGAAAGAGTTTGAAAGAATTTTAA